The window CCAACATAATTAGGTCACAGCAGCATATTTTGGCCCCCTTCAGCCTCTTAgtgcaaaaaaaagatgtcatTTTCAGGATGTTTGCTCTGTTGCAAGCAACACAGTGCTCCTCTTGTGTCCGTTGTTGTCTGTGTCTTCTCCGTGCACAGCACACTTATTGTGTCCGAAGAAACAAAACCAGTCAAATCTGCATTCTCATACCATAGATGGGAGTGACTGCACGACACGTTACTTGCTGCATGAGCCCCTGCGTGTCCGTGCTGCAATGCATTAAGTTCCCACCAGACCATGTTTGTTATGTTCAGGGTTGTTTAAATGCTGCCGTCTCTCTCCTGTGCACGAGTCGTTTGGGGAGATTGAACACTGTCAAAATAGActtaaagaaaagagaagttCTTGTGGACTTTCTTTCGTCACAGGACTTCCTGAGAGAGATACAATggcgcacacacaaagataaGCTGTGAGACATCTCGTAGTGTTTGCTCATAGACTGACACGCGGCTGAGTTCACGTGTTTACGGCTCCAGCAGGAGCGAAAATACTGAAGGACGTGTCTTcaatttatgtgtatttaatcACCAGGTGCTGGACATAGGCGACAGCCTCGCCATCCCAGATGAATtcacggaggaggagaaaagctcCGGGGTCTGGTGGAAGCAGCTCGCCGCGGGTGCAGCGGCGGGGGCCGTCTCTCGCACTGGTACCGCCCCGCTGGACAGGATGAAAGTCTTCATGCAGGTGCACTGCGGGAAACAACAAATGCTTTTGACAAGCTACGACACGTAAGTGTGCTATGAGTGAAACTGCTCCGCTAAACCTAGTGTGTTTGTGCTCCAGGTTCACTCTTCTAAGACCAACCCCATCAGCCTGGTCGGGGGCTTCAAGCGGATGATCAGAGAAGGAGGTCTAACTTCACTGTGGAGGGGAAACGGGATCAACGTTTTAAAGATTGCACCCGAGACCGCAATCAAATTCATGGCATATGAACAAGTACGCTGTGTAATGCACATGTTATACATTTAGTGGTATTCCAAAATGACACCTATTTGGAATATGTGCATAATGcattttctctctgtttgtgtgcgtttttatGTAGTTCAAGAAGTTGTTATCCTCCGAGGGCAAGAAGATCGAGACGCACAAAAGGTTCCTGGCCGGCTCCATGGCCGGGGCCACAGCACAGACGGCCATCTACCCGATGGAGGTACGTACACCCATTGCTTCTTTTCAAACGCACCGCAGCCGCCCTTTGTCGCGCCGCTGCGCCTTGAGCGTTGACCCATCTGGAATGTGCAGCGACCTGTAACTGTGGCTTCGGCCACTTGAGCCGTCACCGGTCTGTGCGGAGGCCTGTGGGTCAGAATGACCTGAGAAGCACGCTGGCTCGCATACAGCCAGATTTGACCAGCTGCTTTAGGACGTCCTGCCTTGTACATGGACATACTAAGTATTTTTCTTCACAGTTGATCGTATGGTAATATGAGTATTCTATTTATCTTTAATGCTTTCCCCAAAAGAACAACCTACCACACAAATTAACTGAATCTGTTTTTTGCCGATTAGGTATTAAAAACTAGACTGACCCTGAGGAAAACTGGCCAGTACTCAGGAATGTTTGATTGTGCCAAGACAATCCTGAGAAAAGAGGGTCTGAAGGCTTTCTACAAAGGCTACGTTCCAAACTTGGTGGGCATCATTCCCTACGCCGGGATTGACCTTGCTGTTTATGAGGTATGTACTCTGTTCCTTTTCCTCATTCATCACAACGGATTGCACCTAATGAAATAACATGCACAGTAAATCAGTTCACGTAGGACTGCAGTGATACGTTAAATAAGAAAAATCAttctttttgtcctttctcTCCTGTGTGTCAGACTCTGAAGAACACATGGCTGTCACGCTACGCCAAAGACTCGGCAAACCCTGGAGTTCTGGTGTTGGTGGGCTGCGGGACCATCTCTAGTACCTGTGGACAGCTCGCCAGCTATCCACTCGCACTGGTGCGCACGAGGATGCAGGCACGAGGTAAACGCACTTTTACATTCGATAACAAAGCGGTCATGAAACGCAATTTACGTTAAACATAAAATACTGCTGGATGTTAATAGTAGCACTCAATATTTTctgtacatatataatataataagagaGTAAGACGCTaacttcctctttctccccagCATCCCTGGACGCGTCGGACCAGCCCTCCATGAGCAGTCTGATGAAGAAGATAGTAGCCAAAGATGGCTTTTTTGGACTCTACCGGGGCATCCTGCCAAACTTCATGAAAGTCATTCCTGCTGTCAGCATTAGCTATGTGGTTTACGAATACATGAAGACTGGCTTGGGAATTTCCAAATGATGCTGCAACCAAATGGAAAAGAACATTTATTCGTCAGACTTGAAAATGCTTGAAATAACTCCCAAGAAAACCGACAGACGAGCAAACATACAGAGCATGACTTCCACCTGCTGGCAAAAGGAGTTCAGGGGACGGAAAACTGTATGTTTCGCTGTAAGGGTCGTCTGTCAGTACCTAAAGAACTTGTTGTTCCTACTGAGCATGCTTTAATTTCTATCCTATTGTTTTACATAAAGATAGTGCtgttataaatacatacataatgcATGATGGGCTGTGACATTTCCCCTACTGTTATTCTGTTAAAACTGCGATGAACCAAAGTGGAAGCTAAAGGGATCACACTGGGGGATTTTTTTGGttacaaaagaaatgttttgttaGGTGaaattttgatttatttgtcaATTGAAATATTCTTATTTTAAGGTAAAACCATCAGTTTAAATGGGGAGGTCAACACCATTTAGAGTTCATTTAACACTCTTCACTCTTCTAAGTTGTAAACACCAAGAGGCAGCCAGCAGCTGTTAACTAAATGCTCTGAAAATCCATAAGTTGTTATCACTGGAGTGCTGTGTGCAGGAAGACAAACGTGTCTTGTGCAATGTCAAAATCAAAATTCTTGTGTTATTTGACAATAAGTTAAATGTGCCTTACAGCCACTTTATGAGTGTggatggatgtgtttttttttttttttactacaaaTATACTCTTGCACGCatttatgtgtatatacatgttttcatttatgATCATATACTGGTTTTGGTGATGGCTACTGTTATTTATGATGAACAATGACTGGTCATTTGACTTGCAAGTGGggtgtttttgtcttgttttactTCTAATTTGATCACAGCATGATTGTAACAACATAAAATCCACTTAGACTCCAGCAAGCGGATACTGTTACCTTTAACGTTGTGTGACTGTTTTCTCCACACAGCCTATtgtctttattatatattacatttatctggattttctttttttcttttttttttacaaaaactgGTCATGATTCCAGTTTCAAGCCTGAACATGTTGAAACTTCACTTGGAAGTTTGACATGGTCTTTCCTGGGAGGCTTACTTGTGAGCAAATGGCTTTGTGGTGTAAAGTTGCACTCTTCCGGGTGGGAATGACTGAGCCGAGTTAACAGCTCTACCTAGTGGCTAATAAAGACCAGGCACATGCACTCATCTGATTCTGATCCTCATTCTGACATTTGCATGCTCAACTCAAAActgaaactgaactgaaaatgtAGCTACGTAGAATGGAAGTAAGCAAGATCATAGTAATATTTTCAACTTTTGGAAAATCGTACCAGGCATTCTTCCTTGCTAGCTGGCCTAATAAAAATGAGCTGGACAGAAGTTAAATGGGTAGCAGTGGAATTAGTAAATACTAAATAGATTTTAGTAGATATAAATAGAACAATGCAGGCAAAATACAGACTAACCACAAGAAAGGTATTCCATCCTCTGTGTCTGTAATTTGGGCTCTGGCCAAATGAATAAATGCCCTCTGTGCAGTAGATGAAGATACATTATCCAAGTAAAATAACTTTGAAAGTGTGTGCAGTATATTGCTTTTGCTATTAATAAttattcatgaataaatgtCAGACAAACCAAGAGGACATTAACATATCACGCCGCATGAGGCCTTTAAAGTCTAAAACACATAGTGTCCTGCTGCTTGACAGATTATAACTCTGCTGTAAACTACACATTATAAAGACACCACGCCTGCATTGCATTGTTATTTATCGGAAAAGTCGAATGGTCCTACTAAGTTTGCCCTCGTCGCGCACCGTAGATGAAGCCCCACCActcgctctgattggttgaaggCCACCGGCCGAAAATATAACGTAGCCGCTACATTAACTTAACTAACTTCAATTGGTTACGGtgagtttattttgttttatcttcCCTGGCGTTAAATGGTGAGGTTTGTGTCGCGGTGTAATAATCCACACTGACGTCGTAAATGAGGCAAACAGCGCGCCAAGTTAGTTGTTAAAAAGTGACAGCTAGCAGCTAGCCGACTGCAAGCTAAAAATATTCTCCCGTCCAAGTGTTTTGAGATCGACCCCGCTGAGCGGAGGGGACGCGTTGGTGGGTTGAGACTAACGTCAGCAATTCACGTTCACTAAAGGCTCTCAATTAACGGGAACGTAGTCTCTGGGGCTGAATTTGGGAGGGAACCTGTTGCTCGTTAAGTTCAGTAACAGCTTGTGGGCAATAACGGGACGGAGCTGCGCGGAAAGGTTGGGGCTGTAAcggctagctaactagctaacgttactaaCACGTTAGCTGCAGGTTCACAGTGACCGACACTTGGATCTGAAGCTGTCTGGCAAACCGATAAGGCTTTCTGTTAATCCACTTGGGGAAGCAGCCTCTGACTCGTAATGTGGGTCTTAAGAAGTGGTGTTTACCCATTTTAGATCAGCCACATATCACACTGATAGTTTACAACTAACGTTAGTTGTTTTCTGTGACGATGGCACGAGGCTAGCCGGCGTCTACCTCACGTTTTGTACCATTACTGATCCAGCTTAAGAAGCATTTACACATTCCAAGCCCCTTGGATCAGCGTATCTAAATCTGTCTCCCGAGTGGTTCCAGACTGGAGCAATCTGCGAGGTTCACGAAGGCCACCAAGATCTGGGATGAAGGGTACAATAGTTAGTGAGAGCTTTTCAATCAACACATAACAGCAGCACAGGAGTCACAAACTGGGGCTTGTCCATTGCCAGCATTCACAACACTTTGGAACCTGCTGTCAATGATATGTTGATGCTTATCATTGATTGCATTGGTTTTGCATGAAAGCAAAACCATACACAAGATCTTTAGGTTGATCAGATTCTGTAACGTGTTCGTTCAGCTTGTGGTTGGTTCTTATCTACCAACCTTATGATGGGATATGAGCTCAACACCAACTATTGTGTGATTCCCTTAGTTGATCTATGGATATCTGGTCTGTTCCCAAACATGGTAGCCCCATAGACAGGCCGACATCATGGGTAACACAAGTGACCGAGTGTCTGGAGATCGGCATGGAGCCAAAGCCCACCGCTCAGACAGCGGCGGCAGTCACAAAGACCaagaaatcagcagcagcaagatGGTGGACAGCACAGACGACCCCAACATCTTCAACACCCACGGGTCAGAGTCCAAGGTAATCTTGTTTGTTCCACAGAAATACCTTTCATTGCGCTGCCATTTGTTAGATAtgattatatttgtatttttagttGAGATATATACTCATGCTTTTAGGTGTTGGGAGAGAAAGAATCTGACGTGGCTGACCAGGTGAAAACTGGTCCTCAGGCCCGACCCACAGTCATCCGCTGGGCTGGAGGGGGGAAGGAGGTCTTTATAGCCGGTTCATTTAATAACTGGAGCACAAAGATACCACTAAATAAGAGGTAAACATGTTTGCTCTTTCACATACTGTACGTGACGGTACTGGAATGGAAGCTCCAACCATATGTTGCACCAGAGTTTTTACTGAGACTAATGATCACTATTGCACCAATACTTTTCTTTGCTCTAAAGCCATAACGACTTTGTAGCAATCCTGGACCTGCCAGAAGGAGAGCACCAGTACAAGTTTTTTGTAGACGGACAGTGGGTGCATGATTCCTCAGAGGTACGTCGGTTTcatattttggttttattgaGTTTTTCCTTAATCCCAAATGGTTTAGTTCCAGACTTTCCTGCTTTTTGTatcaaaacctttttaaaattccTGGGAAATGTGGACAGCGTTAAAAATAAttctaataaaaataaaggttcTTGGGACATTTCTCTTATGCAGGCGGTTGTAACCAGTCAACTCGGCACCATCAACAACCTAATCCATGTGAAGAAGTCCGACTTTGAGGTGTTTGATGCCCTCCACGTTGACTCTCTGGAGTGCTCGGACACATCGGGTCAGCTACCGAAAACactgatgaaaaaagaaacagacataTTTTGTAATGTAAAGTTTAATTAATCCTTTAAACCCCATCAGATGTGTTATTTTGCCTTTTCTTAATGGTTGCAGATCTGTCCAGCTCCCCCCCAGGTCCATATGGGCAGGAGCAGTACATCTTCAGGCCGGAGGAGCATTTCAAAGCCCCACCCATactccctcctcacctcctccaagTCATTCTCAACAAGGACACCAATATATCTGTCAGGGTCTCCATCTATCTACGATTCCGATTTAACGCTGTCTTTTTCTCCGAGCTTGATTTAATGAGGCTTCTAGCAGTTTCTTAATGGTTTGTAAGTTTTCCGCTTCCTCTTTTGTCGGCAGTGTGACCCTGCCCTGCTGCCTGAACCCAACCATGTCATGCTGAACCACCTCTACGCCCTCTCAATTAAGGTAGGTTCCACTGGAAACCGATGAAATGCTCCTCACACGTTTCCGCACCTTAATAGCAGCACATGGAATACACATGTTCCCCCTCCAGCTATTTTATTTATATCTCTCTGAGCAACGCAATTCGATGGAGCGCCATTTTGACACATTTCATTGCAgatttacttttaattaattattgttGTCTCTGAAGAAATGATCTACCCACCAAAACTGTACAACAAATGTTTAAATATCAAATTTCCGAGCCTATTTATTCCCCCCACATGGCTCTCACCGGGGCTACGGCCGAGCCGGCCGCTCGTAGCTAAGTCTTAACAGTGCAACGGCGCTGACAGCTCGCAG is drawn from Gasterosteus aculeatus chromosome 3, fGasAcu3.hap1.1, whole genome shotgun sequence and contains these coding sequences:
- the prkab2 gene encoding 5'-AMP-activated protein kinase subunit beta-2, with amino-acid sequence MGNTSDRVSGDRHGAKAHRSDSGGSHKDQEISSSKMVDSTDDPNIFNTHGSESKVLGEKESDVADQVKTGPQARPTVIRWAGGGKEVFIAGSFNNWSTKIPLNKSHNDFVAILDLPEGEHQYKFFVDGQWVHDSSEAVVTSQLGTINNLIHVKKSDFEVFDALHVDSLECSDTSDLSSSPPGPYGQEQYIFRPEEHFKAPPILPPHLLQVILNKDTNISCDPALLPEPNHVMLNHLYALSIKDGVMVLSATHRYKKKYVTSLLYKPI
- the LOC120815624 gene encoding mitochondrial adenyl nucleotide antiporter SLC25A24 encodes the protein MKQTLRTFLLSNARCWDAESERSYQDLFERLDTNKDGKVDVAELRAGLKAMGIFRLGAAQEIVSSGDQNKDGCLDFTEFSKYLKEHEKKLRLTFKSLDRNNDGRIDASEIQQSLAELGMDISRQNALKILQSMDIDGTMMVDWNEWREHFLFCPAHNLEEIIRYWKHSSVLDIGDSLAIPDEFTEEEKSSGVWWKQLAAGAAAGAVSRTGTAPLDRMKVFMQVHSSKTNPISLVGGFKRMIREGGLTSLWRGNGINVLKIAPETAIKFMAYEQFKKLLSSEGKKIETHKRFLAGSMAGATAQTAIYPMEVLKTRLTLRKTGQYSGMFDCAKTILRKEGLKAFYKGYVPNLVGIIPYAGIDLAVYETLKNTWLSRYAKDSANPGVLVLVGCGTISSTCGQLASYPLALVRTRMQARASLDASDQPSMSSLMKKIVAKDGFFGLYRGILPNFMKVIPAVSISYVVYEYMKTGLGISK